A stretch of DNA from Agrobacterium tumefaciens:
ATGAACATGGCAATCAACATCGAGGCATCTGATTTTGATCAGGAGATTCTTCAGCAGGGAGAATTGATCTCTGACAATCTCAACATGCTCCGGTTGGAGCAATATCCACCGGATGCAGAAAAAGGTCTACGTTCCTTCTCGCTGGCCGAAGTCGCCGACTATCTCGGCGTGACGCAAAATCACATCAAGAAGCTTCACCTCGAAGGAAAGGGACCGGTCCCAGCGACCACCTCGTCGGGGCGCAGAACTTACACCGCCGAGCAGATGCTGGAACTTCGCCATTTCCTGGACAAGAACGGGCGCAGCGACTTTAAACGTTACGTTCCACATCGCAGGGCAGGAGAGCCGCTGCAGATCGTTTCGGTCGTCAATTTCAAAGGCGGCTCCGGCAAGACAACAACAACCGCCCACTTGGCTCAATATTTGGCTCTCACCGGCCATCGTGTTCTTGCCATCGATCTCGATCCTCAGGCCTCGCTGACGTCCCTTCACGGCATTCAGCCTGAGCTCGACAAAAACCCCTCTCTCTTCGAAACGCTCCGCTACGACGAGCAGCGCAAGTCAATCACTGAGGTCATCCAATCGACGAACTTTCCGGGGCTCGACATTATTCCGGCAAATCTCGAGCTCCAGGAATACGAGTACCAGACGCCACTAGCCGCATCGAACAAATCGTCGCCGGAGGGCAGGCTGTTCTTCACGCGCATTTCTAGCGCACTAAAGGAAGTCGACGATCGCTACGATGTCGTGGTGATCGACTGCCCACCGCAGCTTGGTTATCTCACCCTGACCGCGCTGACAGCATCCACCTCCGTCCTGATCACAGTCCATCCGCAAATGCTCGACATCATGTCGATGAGCCAGTTCCTCCTCATGCTCGGTGGAATCCTTGAATCGATCAAGGGAGCAGGTGCGCGCGTCAAGTTGAACTGGTTCAGGTATCTGGTGACGCGATATGAACCGACAGACGGCCCTCAGGCTCAGATGGTGGGGTTCATGCAGGCAATGTTCTCGAAGCGCATGCTGCAGAACCACATGTTGAAATCCACCGCCATCAGCGATGCCGGCATTACCAAGCAGACGCTTTATGAGGTGGAGAAGCACCAATTCACTCGATCAACCTACGATCGCGCTCTCGAATGCCTCAATGCCGTGAACGGCGAAGTCACAGACCTCATTCATAAGGCATGGGGACGCAAATGACGGGACTTTTTGACAGCCGTGCAGAAGCGCTGAATCTTTCAGCAAATCATCGACTTGAAGGCGTTAGGGAGACAACCAATGGCTAGAAACCACTCTTTGGCGAAGTTCGTACAGCCGTCAGCGGAAGAGCATCAGAAAACTGCGGACGCCCGCGCGGAGTATACCCGTCGTGGAGCTTCGCGTTCGATGATGCAGTCACTCGACGAACTGGCTGAGACTTCTATCCGCATGCTCGAAGGCGAGACGGTGGTTGCACTTGATCCTGACCTGCTTGAAGGTTCATTCGTTGCAGACCGCATCGGCGACGATCAAGAGGATTACATCCAGCTTCGCGAAGCAATCCGTCAATCGGGCCAGTCAACCCCGATACTCGTTCGCCCCCATCCGGCTGCCGAAGGGCGGTACATGATCGTCTTTGGGCATCGTCGTGCCCGTGCCGCGCGGGACCTTCGGATCCCAGTGCGGGCAGTGATCAAGCCCCTCGAAGACATCGCCCACGTGATCGCTCAGGGTCAAGAAAACACGGCTCGATCCGACCTGACCTTCGTCGAGAAGGCCCTCTTTGCCAGAAAGCTCGTCGCCAATGGTATGAGCAAGGATGTCGTGAAGATCGCCCTAACGATCGACGATACGCTTCTTTCGAGAATGCTGGCTGTCGCAGAGACCGTTCCCGAGACTGTTTTTGACGCTGTCGGCGCTGCAAAAGGCGTCGGACGCGATCGCTGGGAAGAACTGAAAAAGCTCCTCCAGATTCCAGCCAATGCTGAGAGGGCGTGTGAATTTATCCGCACGGATGATTTCCGCCATACGGCAGAAGCGGAGCGATTCAATGTTCTCCTGGCCGAACTTAAAACCGCAAAGAAGCCGAAAAAAAAACAGAACGCATCTCCGTCCGTTCGTCAGTTTGACGTAGCCGCAAAATCTGTTGCCGTGACGACCAAATCGTCCGGAAAAACATTTACGCTCGCGCTGACCTCGAAAGATGCATCGAGATTCGGAGCGTTTTTATCCGACCAGTTGGAGTCGCTCTATCAGACGTTCCAGCGTGAAGTGCAGACTGAAGCAGGAGATTAACCGCAAAAGAAAAAAGGCCCCCATAACGTTGCCGTCGTGGAAGCCTTCCTCTGTATGTAGCAATCAGAGAATCGCATTTTCACGAATCCCCGTCAAGAGTCTTGGCACCGTTTTGGTGAGCGAATTTCTTTTGCCTTTGTAAAGGTGGAAGAACATGGATACCGCATGCGTGACGACGCCTTTTGGGCGGCGGTCGATGACGTTTGCCTTACTGGCAAAGCATAGGCAAGCCGAGAAAACACCGCCAGACATCAAACGTAACAAGTGGAAGCTCTTTCGGGCCGTCTGCGAGGCTCGTGAGGACCTTGACGTCAGTGACCGCTCTCTGACTGTCCTGGACGCGCTATTGTCCTTTTATCCATCGGACGAGCTTTCAGCAACGAACAGCATGATCGTGTTTCCGTCCAACGCTCAGCTTTCGATCCGAGCACGCGGGATGACTGCTGCGACGCTCAGACGGCATCTTGCCGCACTCGTTGATGCGGGTCTCATCCTGCGAAAGGACAGCCCAAACGGAAAGCGTTATGCTCGTAGGAGCAGGGCAGGGGACGTCAGCGAAGCCTTTGGCTTCAGTCTGGCACCGCTCTTGTCTCGTGCTCAGGAGATTGAGACAATTGCCGCCCGCATGGCTGCCGATCGTGAACTTTACCAATCCGCTCGAGAGAAAATCAGTCTCTGCCGCCGCGAGATCACCAAGCTAATCTATCTCGCCCGGGAAAACGCCATCCCAGGCGATTGGGCGGAGCTTTACGATCGCTTTCGGTCATTCTTGTCATCACTTCCGCGGCACCCCTCGCTTGAAGAACTTCAAGCACTTTTGTCACAACTGAATGAAATCCGCGCGCGGATCATCAACCTTTTGGAAGAACACGATAATTCTAGAAATATGAGCGCCAATGAATCCCAAAATGAGCGGCACATAAAGGATTCACAAACATATTCCCAATTTGAATCTGAATGCGGTCACGAAGCTTCAAACCGTGTGGTTCCATCTCAAGGATCTAAGTTCAAACAAGACACTGGACATCGAGAGAACGATCACCCAGCCCATCAGGATGCCATCCGTCCAGCCATTTCGTTGGATACAGTGTTACGTGCTTGCCCTGAAATCAAACACTATGGTCCAGGAGGTTCGATCACAAGCTGGAGAGACTTTGTGGCAGCAAGCACCATCCTAGGCTCCATGCTGCAGATCAATCGGCCCGCCTTTCAAGCCGCTTGCCGGGCGATGGGCCCGGTGAATGCAGCTGTAGTGATTGCCTGCATCTTTGAGAGGGCAGAGGAAATCAATTCCGCTGGTGCCTACCTCAGGGACCTTAGCCGGCGGGCATGCCTTCGGCAATTCAGTGCCGGCCCTATGCTCCTAGCGCTTCTTAGATCGAGATCAAGACCATCGTAAGAGCGGGCGCCAAGTCTATCCGTTTAGAGTGCGCGTATCGAACCAACCCATGCAAGCCATCCCTGCTAGGTTTGTCAGGATTGATCATCCGATTAAGAGCTCTTCCGGCATAGTCCTCAGTCAAACGAGAGGTCCGGTGTAAGGGATCTAATGTACCCCGTTGCGGATGTGCCGTTTTCTGCGGGAGCAAAATTCATGTTTCGCTTATATCGCCGCGGAACAGCCGCGCATTTACAGGACGAGGGTGATATCGACACGAGCGGCAAAGGCAACGATCTGCCTCATTTCTCCAACATCCGAATAGATCGGAACATTGCTGATCTCGAGCAGATCGGCCTCTGCGACGCGATCTCCGAACAAAACCACTGCCTGCTGCGGATCACAACGTTTTGACGTCCAGATCAAGCCATGCGCGTCCGGCCGGCTTTGGTGGATCGCTAGTGCCCACTGGGCTGTGATGTGATAATCAGCGGCCGTCGTGTCGATGAGATTCGACCTGCTGACGCCCCACTTGGCCAGATCAGGGGCGAACAGCGGGACCAGAACGAGATCGCGCTTCAACTCGATGACCGAATGAGCGAGCGGCTTGATATTGTCGACGCCGACGGCCTTGCTCGGCTCGTCAATCGGCACGTCGTGAAAAATCGTTTCATGGACCGCGCACTCGTAATCGGTCGCAAGATATTGCGTCGGGATCGGATCGCTGCCTAGGAATAGCGGTGCAAAACGGCTGGGACGACCTTTTCCAGGGTTAAAAGAGCAGCTTTCGAAACGGTGATCATGAACTCTGTGGAATCTCGTCCCCGCCTTGATCTCGTGAGAGTTCGAGGCGGGGAGGGGTGATGGCGGCAGAGAAATCATCCGGCGATATTTTCCGCCTCACGGGCTGCCGCCGATACGACCGCATCGCCGTCTTTCAGGACGTCGACCGGGCGCTTGCCAGCAAGCCACCCATTCGGAGAGGTGAACCAGAATGCCAGTTGCCAGCCGGACTTTTTCTCACCAAGCAGGGCGAGCACTTTGGCAACGGTTTCAATAGGCTGGCCTTCCTCGAACTGGAAGGCCGGGAAATATTCGACGCCCCCATGCCTGATCGAGAAGACCTTGCCTTTCATTTTCCATCGCGAGGCGGTCATGCTTTTGTTCTTGGAACCATGTCCGGCCACGTCCGCCAGATCCTTGCTGGTAAAGCTTGGCCACTCCCCAAAAAACCGCGCTCTTGCCTTCGCATTGCTGTCATAGAGCAACCTCTCGACTTCGGCGTTGGGAGGCGTGCGCATATAGACCGAAACCAGCGCGTCGATCGCGTCATCGGTCAGTTTGCTTTGCCGGGCTTCCATGATCGCCGGCACATGCTCGACGATATCGCGGATGGTTTCCCGAACCGCCAGGTTTGGGGTGTCGACCAGTAGGACCATCATGTCATCGACATCGGTTTCCGGCGTCGAGTGCATCGCATTTGCCATTGCCCTGCGCAGTTTTGCGGCGATAGAAGACGCGCGCTGTTTTCCTGTCAGCTTACGCTTCAGCAGGCGCCCACCCGCGTCCGGTGTTTTCTCGCCGGAAGCAGAATCCATCTCGACCTGTAGCGCGTGGGCAAATTCGGCGCCATCATAGACGCGAAGACCGTTAGTGGCAGCCATCTCGATACTCCGGGATATTTCGGTTATCTATTATGCTATAACCTATATCACCGAAGGCTTGTTTTCAAGTACGAACACTTTTTTGCGGCGGAGGGCGAATGCACAGCTGCGTGCTTCGTAAGAGATCGATTCGTCTCCACCACACTGTATCAAAAAACGTTAGTTTAATCGCGAAGATGCGGTCAGCTTTCGAAGGTGCTCAGCTTTTTCAGAAGGTCTTCCGATATCTCGAACTGACGCGCGGTTCCCCGCCCCATGGAATTCGTGCCCATGGTTTCATTCAGCATTCCCCGCTTGACCAGAAGATCGACAGTCTCCTTTGCTCCGCTCCGCGTCAATCCAGTAATTTCAACGATATTGGAAAGGGTTAGCTTCTGATGAGCCTGGCTCATCGTGTACAAGATCGTCATCATGCCGATCTCCTTCAGCCGCGCCTGTGGTGTTTCGTCTTCCAGTGGATGGTCGAGGATTTCATGGAGGATCAGTCCGGAGAAGGCGAGGTTGTGCAATTGTGTCTTGAGCGCTCTTGTCATGTTATTTAACTGTGTTATATACGTTAGTAACATTGCGTTGCGCCCTCGTCGGACATTGTTGCCGTAGCGCGCTGTCGTTGTTTCGGAGGGGCAAGTCCATGAAAAACCTTCTGCTGAATAGCCTGCTGTCTGTTTCCTTCATGCTGCCATACTATCTGATTTCCCACAGCAATGCGCGTGCCGATGACTGGGGATGTCAGGTTATTCTGTGCCTTTCCAATCCCGGCGGGCCAACCCAGTATGCGGAATGCCGGCCACCGATCCAGAAACTCTGGCGTGAACTCGCCAAGGGGCATTCGTTTCCAATCTGCAGCGGCGTCGGGTTTCATAGTTCTCGGCCTGGCTACGAGCCGTATTATTGCGACGAAGGTTATCGGCTTTCGAGCAGCTACGGATCTCGCGGTGAACAGGCGACCTGCGTTTCAACCTCCCTCCAGCGGGTAGACGGCTCGCTTTGCTCTTTCGGCCGAGACAATGACGGAGGCAACTCCGGCTCGGTCCTGTCGGCACGGTGGCAGCGCCAGGACGGCCGGCTCCAGTGCATGGGTTATCCGATCACGCGCCCCAACCTGCGATCGCAGCCGCACTATATCGACGTGACCATCGATGGCGTCGGCAAGCAGCGCGCCTGGTACTGAGCGATGAGTGCCGCATTCGTCGATATCGCGCAGAATTGCGCGCCGATGGTTCAGGTTGAAACGCTGGCCGCCATCGTCAGCCTGGAGAGCCGGTTCCTTCCTTTCAATATCCGCATCAATAGCGGCATGCCGCTTCCCGCGCAGCCCGCCAGCAAGGCGGAGGCGATCGAGGTGGCGACGTCCCTGATAGCGGATCACCAGGATATCCAGATCGGGCTTGGCGGTATCGGCGTGGAGGAGCTTCGCAAATTCAACCTCTCCGTTTCCGACGCCTTTGATCCGTGCCAGAACCTCAAGGCGACAGCCACTCTACTCGATGGCTACTACCGTCTTGCCCTGCGTTTCGGTGCTGATACGCAGCGGGCCGAAACGGTGATGCTCCAGTCCTGGTACGGACGGGACGACCCGTCCGTCGGTGAGATGGTCCGGTATGACGAGCAGGTGCGGAAGGAGGCGAAACGCCTCTCTCCGAAACTCGCGTCGATCGCCATCGACGGGCCGCTTGATCGCGAGGATGCCCCGGAGGAGCAGGCTCACGAACAATTGGCCCAGCCCGTCCCCAACCAAGTCGCCCAAACCGAAGAAACCGCATCATGGGACGTGTTCCGTTCCAGACGGCACTCTTCTGTTCTCATTTTCCAGCATGACCCATCGGAGCAGAGTGAATGATCTCCAGAACCAGCTTTCGTCCCCATGCGGCCTCCACGCTCATGGCCGTCGTTATTGTCGCTTGCTTCGTCGAACCGGCCTTAGCCCAATCCTCCGGCATCGAAACCGTGCTGCAGAACATCGTCACCATGCTCACCGGCAATATTGCCCGCCTGCTGGCGATCATCGCCGTGATCATTATCTGCATTGCCTGGATGTTCGGCTATATGGATCTGAGAAAGGCCGGCTTCTGGATCATTGGTATCGGCGGTATTTTCGGGGCCACCGAGCTGGTCAACACCATCGTCGGCGGTTGATCATCAATGGCGAGCACTCCCGTCCTTGAGGAAGACACGCTGTTCCTGGCCTGCACGCGCCCGGCGATGATTGCCGGCGTGACCATGGAAGCGATGGGCATCAACATCATGCTGACCACCGTCCTCTATATCACCGCAGGATCGATCGCGTACGCGCTTGTCGGCGTCATCTTCCATCTCGTGTTCCGGGCGCTCGTCAAGCACGACCACAATATGTTCCGCATTCTGCTTGCCTGGGTCGGGACCCGCGGCCGCTCGCGCAACGCGGCCTATTGGGGTGGTGCAACACTCTCGCCGTTGAAGCTTGTCCGGCGCTACGACGAAAGGGATCTGAGCCTTGCCTAGCCTTGTGACGATGCGGTCCCGAGAGCTCGGGCCGGAGACCTTCATCCCCTATGTACGCCATGTCGACGAGACCACCATCGCGCTCAATTCCCGCGCGCTGATGACCGTGCTCGTGCTCGAGGGCGTCTCCTTCGAAACCGCCGATGTTCTGGATCTCAACGGGCTGCACCGCAGCCTCAATACGCTCTATCGCAATATTGCCGACGAGCGGTTGGCGCTCTGGACGCATGTCATCCGCCGTCGCGACAACGACTATCCTGAAGGGCACTTCACCAATCGTTTTTCCGATAGTCTCAATGCCAGATACCGCGAGCGGATGGTGCGCGAAGATCTGTTCCGCAACGATCTCTATCTCACCCTTGTCTGGTCTCCGAGCCACAATCCCACCGAAAAGGCAGCCAATCTCCTTTCCCGTCTGCGCAAAGCGCGCCGATCCGGCATGGAGCTGGACGAAGCGGCGCTCAAGCACCTGCAGGACAAGGTGATTGACGTCGCTGCCGGGCTGAAGCGCTTCGCCCCTCGTGTTCTGTCTCTCCATGAGCTCGACGGGATCCTGTTCTCCGAGCCGAGCGAGTTTCTTCATCAACTTGTCGGCGGGCGGCGTGAACCCGTGCCCCTGACGGAGGGGCGGATTTCATCGGCGATCTATTCGGACCGGGTGATCTTCGGCCGCGAGACGGTGGAAATTCGACATGAGGCGGAAACCCGTTATGCCGGCATGTTCGGCTTCAAAGAATATCCGGCAACGACGCGCAGCGGCATGCTCGATGGCATCCTGACCGCTCCTTTCGAACTTGTCCTGACGCAGTCCTTTGCCTTCACCTCGAAGGCGGACGCCCGCACGATCATGGGCCGCAAGCAGAACCAGATGGTCAGCGCCGCCGACAAGGCCGCCTCGCAGATTGAGGAGCTTGGCGAGGCGATGGACGATCTCGAATCCAACCGCTTCGTGATGGGCGAGCATCACCTCGGCCTTGCGGTCTTCGCTCCGACCGTCAAGGAACTGGCCGACCATATGGCGAAGGCACGCGCGCATCTGACCAGCGGTGGCGCTGTTGTCGCCCGCGAGGATCTGGGGCTTGAGGCCGCCTGGTGGGCGCAGCTGCCGGGCAATCTCCGCTATCGTGCGCGCTCGGGAGCGATTACCTCCCGCAATTTTGCAGCACTTTCACCCTATCATTCCTATCCGACAGGCCAGAAGGACGGCAATGAATGGGGCCCGGCGGTTGCCATGCTGAAGACGGCCTCAGGATCGCCGTTCTATTTCAATTTCCATCACAGCGATCTCGGCAACACCTTTGTCTGCGGCCCATCGGGTGCCGGCAAGACGGTGCTCCTCAACTTCATGCTCTCACAGCTCGAGAAGCATGATCCGCATATGGTGTTCTTCGACAAGGACAGGGGCGCCGACCTGTTCGTTCGCGCCGCTGGCGGCACCTATCTGCCGCTCAGGAATGGTGTGCCGACCGGCTGCGCACCGCTGAAAGCGCTTGATCTGACACCAGAGAACAGGATATTTCTCGCTCGCTGGATCGGCAAGCTGGCGGGAGCGGCGACACGGGAACTGAATGTCAGCGAGCTGCGCGATATCGCAGCCGCGGTCGACGGTCTGGCGGACCTTCCCGTCGAGCGCCGCTCCATCGGCGCCCTGCGCACCTTCCTCAACAATACCGATCCAGAAGGCATTGCCTCGCGGCTCCGGCGCTGGGAAAGGGGAGGGCCGCTCGGCTGGGTCTTCGACAACGATCTGGATGATATCGGGATCGGCGCCAGGTTTATCGGCTATGACATGACCGACTTCCTCGACAACGAGGAGATCCGCACGCCGCTGATGGGCTATTTGTTCTACCGTGTCGAGCAACTGGTCGATGGCCGCCGGATCATCATCGTTATCGACGAGTCTTGGCGCGTGCTGGAGGAGGAAGAATTCCTCGCTCTTGCCCAGAACAAGCTGAAAACCTTTCGCAAGCAAAACGGGCTGATGGTGTTTTCCACTCAAAGCCCGCGTGACGCTATCAAATCACCGATTGCCCATACGATCATCGAACAGTGCCCGACGCAGATTTTTCTGCCCAACCCGCGCGGCGACCGCGCCGACTATGTCGACGGTTTCAAGCTGACCGAGCGCGAATTCGAACTGATCTCCCGCGAGCTTTCGCTCGAAAGCCGGCGCTTCATCGTCAAGCAGGGCCACAACAGCGTGGTGGCCGAACTGAACCTCAATGGCTTCGACGATGAGCTCGCGATCCTGTCGGGTCGGACAGTGAATGTGGAACTGGCGGATGCCATCCGCGCCGAACTCGGCGAGGGACACCAGGACTGGTTGACCGTGTTCCAGCAAAGAAGGAGGACATCATGATCCGTAACGGCAGGACAGGGCTCTTGCTGGCAACCGTCACGCTGCTGGCGTCGGTCGGTCTAGTGAATGCTCAGGGCATTCCCGTTACCGACCAGGCGGCGATCGCCAAACAGATCGAGAGTATCGCCCAGCTCAAGTCCCAGCTTGATGCGCTGAACCAGCAGCTACAGCAGGCGCAGCAGCTCTATGGCTCGCTGAACAAAATCACCAACATGGCCGATGTCGCCAGCCTGCTCAACGATTCCTCGATCCGCAAGGCGCTCCCGCAAAACTTCAATGCCATCGAAAGCTTGTTCAAGGGCTCGGCAAGCGGCGTCTTCGGCGACTCGGCCTCGAAATTTCTCGAGGGCAATTCCACTTACCGTACCAACGCGAACGATTTCTACGCGCAGGAACTCTCACGCGTCCAGAACAGGAACGCCGGACAATTAAGTCTCGGCCAGCAGATTTATGATGCCGCCACCAAGCGGATCGACGGCATCGATGAGCTTCGGCAGAAAATCTCTAGTGCCGCCGACGCCAAGGACATCGCCGATCTGCAGGCGCGCTTGCAGGCCGAAACCGCCTTTCTGCAAACCGATGTCCTTCGCATGCAGGGCCTGCAGATGGTCCAGCAGGCGCAGGTGCAGGTCGATGACCAGCGAAAGGCCGAGGACTGGCGCCAGCGTATGGACACCATGGGAGCAGCCCTCAAATGAGATGGTTGGTTTCCGGTTTGATGATGCTTCTCCTGTCGGCCTGTTCCTCTGAGGAGAGGATATACACCGTCGATGAACTGGTCACCGACGCGGCCCTTCTGACGAAAATCATCGGGGAATGCCGAAACAATCCCGGTGAACTTAGCGACACCGCCAATTGCCGTAATGCCGAAGCCTCCGACGGCAAGCTCCGCCTCGAACGCATGCGCAAGTCGCTCGGAGGCTGACCGATGTATCAGGTATTCAGTTTCGTCGACGGGCAGTTCAAGGCGCCACTCGAAAACTTCATTTCCACCGGCACCTCGAACATCGCCAACTGGGTCAGCGGCCCGCTCACGGCGGCACTAACACTGTATGTTGTGCTCTACGGTTATCTCGTGCTGCGTGGCTCGGTGCAGGAACCGATCCTGGAATTCGCCTTCCGGGCCATAAAACTTGCCATCATCGTCATGCTGGTGAGGAACGCCAGCGACTACCAGACCTACGTCACCAACATCTTTTTCGACACCCTGCCGAAGGAGATCGCCGAGGCACTGAACTCCGGGACGTCCCCGAGCGCATCGACTTTCGACAGCCTGCTGGATAAGGGCCAGAAGTGCGCTTATGAGATCTGGTCCCGCGCCTCCTGGCCGGTAGACATTGTCACCGGCGTTGGCGGTATGCTGGTGATCGGCGCAAGCTTTCTCGTCGCGGCCATCGGCTATATCGTCTCGCTTTATGCCCGTCTGGCGCTCGCCATCGTTCTGGCGATCGGGCCGATCTTCATCGCACTCGCCATGTTCCAGTCGACGCGCCGGTTTACCGAATCCTGGATTGGTCAGCTGGTGAACTTCGTCATTCTGCAGGTGCTGGTCGTTGCCATCGGCTCGCTGCTGATCACCTGTATCGACACGACCTTCACCGCGATCGAAGGGTACAGCGATGTGTTGATGCGTCCGATCGCGCTCTGCGCCATCTGCATCGCCGCTCTCTATGTCTTCTATCAATTGCCCGGCATCGCTTCGGCGCTCGCCGCCGGCGGGGCATCGTTGACCTATGGCTATGGCGCGGCCCGGGACGCGCATGAAAGCACACTCGCCTGGGCTACCTCGCACACGGTGAGGGCAGTTGGCCGCGGAACACGCGCTGTCGGCCGCCGACTGACACCAAACCGGGCGGAATGACCGCCTCGATATCAAGGACATTGGACAGGTTATTTTTAGATGATCCGTATTCTCTTGCTGCTTTCGCTGAGCGCCAGCCTCTCCGGTTGCGCCTCGATCTCCAACCCGCTGCCCAAATGTGACGGCTATTCCCGGCGTCCGCTGAACCGCTCTATGTGGCAGTGGGAGGATAAGGGGAAGCTGCAGAAGCCTGGCGCTGAGAACGCTCATAACCAGGTGAGCCGCGCGGCCCCTTTCGCGGAAGAGCCGGCCTCGGTAACGCCGGCTGCGTTTGCGCAGTTCGATGTCGCAGGCTCATACCGTCCGTGTGAGGGCAACTGAGATG
This window harbors:
- a CDS encoding type IV secretion system protein VirB3; amino-acid sequence: MASTPVLEEDTLFLACTRPAMIAGVTMEAMGINIMLTTVLYITAGSIAYALVGVIFHLVFRALVKHDHNMFRILLAWVGTRGRSRNAAYWGGATLSPLKLVRRYDERDLSLA
- a CDS encoding MarR family transcriptional regulator, which encodes MTRALKTQLHNLAFSGLILHEILDHPLEDETPQARLKEIGMMTILYTMSQAHQKLTLSNIVEITGLTRSGAKETVDLLVKRGMLNETMGTNSMGRGTARQFEISEDLLKKLSTFES
- the repA gene encoding plasmid partitioning protein RepA, which translates into the protein MNMAINIEASDFDQEILQQGELISDNLNMLRLEQYPPDAEKGLRSFSLAEVADYLGVTQNHIKKLHLEGKGPVPATTSSGRRTYTAEQMLELRHFLDKNGRSDFKRYVPHRRAGEPLQIVSVVNFKGGSGKTTTTAHLAQYLALTGHRVLAIDLDPQASLTSLHGIQPELDKNPSLFETLRYDEQRKSITEVIQSTNFPGLDIIPANLELQEYEYQTPLAASNKSSPEGRLFFTRISSALKEVDDRYDVVVIDCPPQLGYLTLTALTASTSVLITVHPQMLDIMSMSQFLLMLGGILESIKGAGARVKLNWFRYLVTRYEPTDGPQAQMVGFMQAMFSKRMLQNHMLKSTAISDAGITKQTLYEVEKHQFTRSTYDRALECLNAVNGEVTDLIHKAWGRK
- a CDS encoding RES family NAD+ phosphorylase; amino-acid sequence: MISLPPSPLPASNSHEIKAGTRFHRVHDHRFESCSFNPGKGRPSRFAPLFLGSDPIPTQYLATDYECAVHETIFHDVPIDEPSKAVGVDNIKPLAHSVIELKRDLVLVPLFAPDLAKWGVSRSNLIDTTAADYHITAQWALAIHQSRPDAHGLIWTSKRCDPQQAVVLFGDRVAEADLLEISNVPIYSDVGEMRQIVAFAARVDITLVL
- the virB5 gene encoding P-type DNA transfer protein VirB5 gives rise to the protein MIRNGRTGLLLATVTLLASVGLVNAQGIPVTDQAAIAKQIESIAQLKSQLDALNQQLQQAQQLYGSLNKITNMADVASLLNDSSIRKALPQNFNAIESLFKGSASGVFGDSASKFLEGNSTYRTNANDFYAQELSRVQNRNAGQLSLGQQIYDAATKRIDGIDELRQKISSAADAKDIADLQARLQAETAFLQTDVLRMQGLQMVQQAQVQVDDQRKAEDWRQRMDTMGAALK
- the repC gene encoding plasmid replication protein RepC, with the protein product MDTACVTTPFGRRSMTFALLAKHRQAEKTPPDIKRNKWKLFRAVCEAREDLDVSDRSLTVLDALLSFYPSDELSATNSMIVFPSNAQLSIRARGMTAATLRRHLAALVDAGLILRKDSPNGKRYARRSRAGDVSEAFGFSLAPLLSRAQEIETIAARMAADRELYQSAREKISLCRREITKLIYLARENAIPGDWAELYDRFRSFLSSLPRHPSLEELQALLSQLNEIRARIINLLEEHDNSRNMSANESQNERHIKDSQTYSQFESECGHEASNRVVPSQGSKFKQDTGHRENDHPAHQDAIRPAISLDTVLRACPEIKHYGPGGSITSWRDFVAASTILGSMLQINRPAFQAACRAMGPVNAAVVIACIFERAEEINSAGAYLRDLSRRACLRQFSAGPMLLALLRSRSRPS
- a CDS encoding TrbC/VirB2 family protein → MISRTSFRPHAASTLMAVVIVACFVEPALAQSSGIETVLQNIVTMLTGNIARLLAIIAVIIICIAWMFGYMDLRKAGFWIIGIGGIFGATELVNTIVGG
- a CDS encoding lytic transglycosylase domain-containing protein gives rise to the protein MSAAFVDIAQNCAPMVQVETLAAIVSLESRFLPFNIRINSGMPLPAQPASKAEAIEVATSLIADHQDIQIGLGGIGVEELRKFNLSVSDAFDPCQNLKATATLLDGYYRLALRFGADTQRAETVMLQSWYGRDDPSVGEMVRYDEQVRKEAKRLSPKLASIAIDGPLDREDAPEEQAHEQLAQPVPNQVAQTEETASWDVFRSRRHSSVLIFQHDPSEQSE
- the repB gene encoding plasmid partitioning protein RepB produces the protein MARNHSLAKFVQPSAEEHQKTADARAEYTRRGASRSMMQSLDELAETSIRMLEGETVVALDPDLLEGSFVADRIGDDQEDYIQLREAIRQSGQSTPILVRPHPAAEGRYMIVFGHRRARAARDLRIPVRAVIKPLEDIAHVIAQGQENTARSDLTFVEKALFARKLVANGMSKDVVKIALTIDDTLLSRMLAVAETVPETVFDAVGAAKGVGRDRWEELKKLLQIPANAERACEFIRTDDFRHTAEAERFNVLLAELKTAKKPKKKQNASPSVRQFDVAAKSVAVTTKSSGKTFTLALTSKDASRFGAFLSDQLESLYQTFQREVQTEAGD
- a CDS encoding VirB4 family type IV secretion/conjugal transfer ATPase, translating into MRSRELGPETFIPYVRHVDETTIALNSRALMTVLVLEGVSFETADVLDLNGLHRSLNTLYRNIADERLALWTHVIRRRDNDYPEGHFTNRFSDSLNARYRERMVREDLFRNDLYLTLVWSPSHNPTEKAANLLSRLRKARRSGMELDEAALKHLQDKVIDVAAGLKRFAPRVLSLHELDGILFSEPSEFLHQLVGGRREPVPLTEGRISSAIYSDRVIFGRETVEIRHEAETRYAGMFGFKEYPATTRSGMLDGILTAPFELVLTQSFAFTSKADARTIMGRKQNQMVSAADKAASQIEELGEAMDDLESNRFVMGEHHLGLAVFAPTVKELADHMAKARAHLTSGGAVVAREDLGLEAAWWAQLPGNLRYRARSGAITSRNFAALSPYHSYPTGQKDGNEWGPAVAMLKTASGSPFYFNFHHSDLGNTFVCGPSGAGKTVLLNFMLSQLEKHDPHMVFFDKDRGADLFVRAAGGTYLPLRNGVPTGCAPLKALDLTPENRIFLARWIGKLAGAATRELNVSELRDIAAAVDGLADLPVERRSIGALRTFLNNTDPEGIASRLRRWERGGPLGWVFDNDLDDIGIGARFIGYDMTDFLDNEEIRTPLMGYLFYRVEQLVDGRRIIIVIDESWRVLEEEEFLALAQNKLKTFRKQNGLMVFSTQSPRDAIKSPIAHTIIEQCPTQIFLPNPRGDRADYVDGFKLTEREFELISRELSLESRRFIVKQGHNSVVAELNLNGFDDELAILSGRTVNVELADAIRAELGEGHQDWLTVFQQRRRTS